Below is a genomic region from Ficedula albicollis isolate OC2 chromosome 25, FicAlb1.5, whole genome shotgun sequence.
NNNNNNNNNNNNNNNNNNNNNNNNNNNNNNNNNNNNNNNNNNNNNNNNNNNNNNNNNNNNNNNNNNNNNNNNNNNNNNNNNNNNNNNNNNNNNNNNNNNNNNNNNNNNNNNNNNNNNNNNNNNNNNNNNNNNNNNNNNNNNNNNNNNNNNNNNNNNNNNNNNNNNNNNNNNNNNNNNNNNNNNNNNNNNNNNNNNNNNNNNNNNNNNNNNNNNNNNNNNNNNNNNNNNNNNNNNNNNNNNNNNNNNNNNNNNNNNNNNNNNNNNNNNNNNNNNNNNNNNNNNNNNNNNNNNNNNNNNNNNNNNNNNNNNNNNNNNNNNNNNNNNNNNNNNNNNNNNNNNNNNNNNNNNNNNNNNNNNNNNNNNNNNNNNNNNNNNNNNNNNNNNNNNNNNNNNNNNNNNNNNNNNNNNNNNNNNNNNNNNNNNNNNNNNNNNNNNNNNNNNNNNNNNNNNNNNNNNNNNNNNNNNNNNNNNNNNNNNNNNNNNNNNNNNNNNNNNNNNNNNNNNNNNNNNNNNNNNNNNNNNNNNNNNNNNNNNNNNNNNNNNNNNNNNNNNNNNNNNNNNNNNNNNNNNNNNNNNNNNNNNNNNNNNNNNNNNNNNNNNNNNNNNNNNNNNNNNNNNNNNNNNNNNNNNNNNNNNNNNNNNNNNNNNNNNNNNNNNNNNNNNNNNNNNNNNNNNNNNNNNNNNNNNNNNNNNNNNNNNNNNNNNNNNNNNNNNNNNNNNNNNNNNNNNNNNNNNNNNNNNNNNNNNNNNNNNNNNNNNNNNNNNNNNNNNNNNNNNNNNNNNNNNNNNNNNNNNNNCCCATAACCTCCAGACCCAAAGGAGCCCCCATAGCCAGAGGAGCCCCCCAAGGCCAGGGGGCTCCCAGAAGCTCCCAGGCCAAAGTTGCCCCCGTAGCCCTCGGAGCTGCGGGAACTGAAGGAACGCCCCAGCCACGCTGGGCCCGACGATCCCACGACGCTCTCCTGGGGGAAGGTGCTGAGCACGGGGCCCGGGATGGTCACCACCACGGGCGGGGGCAGGATCAGGGCTCTGGACTCGGGGCACTGCTGCACACACGGCTCGTTGACGCTCTGGGCCACGGGCTGCGGGCAGCTCACGCCGCACGGCTCGCTGGAGCAGGACATccttctgtgctgggagcctgcAACGCACCGCACCACAAAGGTGTCACATCCAGAAATTCCCACCTGActctgcctctgctttcccGTGGCAAAtgggagagcccagagctcaTTGCTTTCCAAACCTGACCCTCATCCGAGCACAGAACTCGCATCCCAAACTCTGTCTGCTCTCCAGATCCCCCAGATATCACACTCAGATGGACGCATCTGGTGTCACCTCTGGTGAATCCTACACTGTTGCTAATCTGCGTTTATCTCCTCATAAATTCATTAAGAGCAGCTGAAATTTGGCAATGTATCCATAGGTAGTTAAGAAGTCAGATACAAAGCAgcaatttttgttgtttcttatCCTTTCCCATGTAGTCCTCAGCTTCCAAACCAGAAAATCTACAAATATTTCCCGAGGGTGGGAATGATCTCTTAGctgtttttaaatgttacaGTCACGCATTGGACCTAAAATGCCTGGGGAATGGTTATTCCAAGTGGCATGGTGAAAATCCACATTTTATTATCTAACCGCTTTCTGAGCCCCACAGTTTTTAAATCTGTCAATCCATACCTTCAGTAAAttggatgggaaaaaaaggatagaGAAGTATAGCAAAGGATAGAGGTGCTAAATCAGACTTACCTTGTTCACCAGGAGTAACTCAGGAGATGTGGATGGAGATGTGGATAACTCGGAGTGGTGGCAGCTTTTATACATTTCCCAAAGTGCTTACAAGGACAAAACTCCCTCCGTGCCTCCAGTCCCACACAAAACAACCCTGGCATGGAGGGATTTAATTCTGCTGGCTTTGCACTGCCACTCCCCACACGCAGAAACGGGTGTGAGGCGATGTCAGGACAGACTTGAGGACATTGAGGTGGTGAATGATGAGGTAATAATATCACCAGCAGTTCATTTAGGTTCGATGTGTTCAGATTAATTTACTCCGTCTTTTAGAATTGGTGGGGTTTTAGTGGATCCTGTGAAAATCCATGGAAGCTGCACAAAAAGAGGGAGAGGGGTATCAAAAATGAAGAGAATATCAATTATGTCCAGCGctttagaaatgttttatcTGTGCTTGCTGCTCAAGCACCACTAATCACTTAACAATCCCAAGGTGGGTTCCATTGCCCTGTTTCCTGTTGACTTTGGAATGTCACGGAGGAAGGCAGTGACACTTCGGGGATGCTCCAGATCCTTCCAGGACCGTGAACGCCCACTGGGAATTCATATTTGGTGTGTtagacacaaacacagaaatatcagAGCCCAAAGCCAGGACAGGAGCACCAGTTCAGAGATGTATGAGCTGAGGGCTCTGCATCATGAGGCACAATTTCATGggcaaaatatttacaaaataattgcAGGTGAGAGCCCAAGTGATTTTAGAACATCAGTTTGAAACCCCCTTTTTTCTGCAGAACATTGATAGTTAAGCCTGAAAATTCAGGTAATTTGCAATCaagcttttatttctccccTAAAATTTAAGATATTTCAGCAAAATGCTGCCTCATAAATAAAGGAGAAGCTGCATTCAATATGCCAGACAATGTGTGTGTCATAATCATCCCAAGCACAGTAAtacttaataaaataaagaatttgaTCTTGTGAATGAAAATCAAATCATTGCtagcactgaaataattaatcAGAGGCTGATTACGGATTCAAGAGGAATGACATtgattgatatttttaaatgatgctGTTTCACAACACGGGAGCTCCTAACTCAGAATAAATCCTCGTAACTCCCGGCCTTCATTTAATAGGATAATAACAGAAATTGCAAGCACTGACAGATTATTAATGAGTATTTGTGAGGCAGATTAAAGTCATTATCTTCCAGGTACCTCTCATTATTATCAGCAAATCCTGATGACACTTCACAAGCAGAGCTATTTTACAATTTAGAGGTAATTTATTGCCTCTCTTTTGCAAGATTGTAAAATTAGAAAACAATtgcaaaagggaagaaaagaaataactgcAGGATGTCCCAGACTCATCccaattaaatatatttatattttattactgCTTTATTAAATTCTCGCTTTTTCTGTGGTGGTCGGTactttgggggtggggggaaggaaaattaagatttttttaatgtatttctaaGTGAACTTTGAGATTTTAATGGAATGTTTGGAATTAGCTTTAGGCCAAGGTCTCTTCTGGCTGTAccaatttctgtctttttgggGACAACTTTTACAGATCTCTACCCAGCTTTAAGGAGAATTTGTGTCCTCTCAGAGCCACAATTTTGGGTCCAGTTGGGTGACCTTCACCTGGACAAGGTGCCACCACAAACGGCTCCACACCATGGAAGTACTAGTggccaacttttttttttctctgccttcagtcaaagcaaaaactaaaacatgaaagacaaaatttatGTATTTAGACTCAGTTGTTTATTAGTTCTTATCTACAGTACAGTGAgttctaaaatacttttaactaacaagctaaaaatgacaaaatgaagCTCACTCAttacaaagtcttttaaaaCCTAACTATGCAATCAAAAActaacatttatattatttatacttttaacccaatGACCAAAGACCTGCAACTCACAGTGTAGTACTTTttatccaaccaaaaactacttgcaatttaaaataaaaggaacaaagaaaaaaaaagaagcaaatgcCCAAAACCTCTATCTTGTCCCATACccattactatattctaaaagccaaaatttttcaacttttttttcaaaatttccaatttttcaaacccttcaccatgtgatatCACACGTTTCTATTCAAACTGCATACCAGTGATTCCAACTTCATCACTCAAATTTAGAAGCCTTGTCCAAGGCCTCGAGTCAAAGGCAGTGCTCTTTTAGAAGTCAGTgccaaaaaatcacaaaaacttCGGAACTCCTAAGCTTCAGAGTTCCAACATGGAAGTATAactattaaattaaaattaaattaatgtccCAACAGAGCAGGACAACACTAAAATTGGCCTAAATTGGCTTTGATCCATGACTCCGTGCCcacccctcagccccagcctccccaaacccgggggggggggggggggggggggggggggggggggggggggggggagccccaGCCTCCCCAAACCCCCTCGAGCTACCCTCGGAGGGAGCAGATTGCCATCAGCGGTTGTGTCACAGCCACGCGAGTTTGGGAGGAACAGTGCTGAGGTGACAGAATCAAGGCACCCACTGTGGCGTTGGTTTTGTAATAAACGAGGACGGGAGGCACCAAGGGTGGCTTTGAGCAGGATATAAAAGCCCAGATCACCCAGGGCCCTTCATCCACTTCTCTTGTTCCCATTCCTGCCGTGAACGAGGTAAGTGGTGCCATTTGTCCTCGTAAAATCTGAATTACTGCATGAACTCAATGagcctttcttcctcttcctcttggCTTCCTTCTCGCTGGTCTTACACCTCTGAGTGAATCTTTGCCACTGGTTTCTTTAATTTATCCAGCATAGAATTTCTCTCTCCAGTACGATCATGGTGAGAGGGAGGATAAAGGTGGAGTTGATACAATAAAGAGATTTCTTTGCTATCTCTTTGTATTTATCTGTTTCCTTCTGATATTTCAGATACAGagtttaattttggtttttcccaGTCAGGTTAGCTTAAACGTCCTTCCTGCTGTGCCTTGCTGATGTTATGGATAGGCAGATTTAAAAACTGTGGGGCTCAGAAAGCGGTTAGATAATAAAATGTGGATTTTCACCATGCCACTTGGAATAACCATTCCCCAGGCATTTTAGGTCCAATGCGTGACtgtaacatttaaaaacagCTAAGAGATCATTCCCACCCTCGGGAAATATTTGTAGATTTTCTGGTTTGGAAGCTGAGGGCTACATGGGAAAGGataagaaacaacaaaaattgaTGCTTTGTATCTGACACTTCTTAACTTCCTGTGGATACATTGCCAAATTTCAGCTGCTCTTAATGAATTTATGAGGAGATAAACGCAGATTAGCAACAGTGTAGGATTCACCAGAGGTGACACCAGATGCGTCCATCTGAGTGTGATATCTGGGGGATCTGGAGAGCAGACAGAGTTTGGGATGCGAGTTCTGTGCTCGGATGAGGGTCAGGTTTGGAAAGCAAtgagctctgggctctcccaTTTGCCACgggaaagcagaggcagagTCAGGTGGGAATTTCTGGATGTGACACCTTTGTGGTGCGGTGCGTTgcaggctcccagcacagaaggATGTCCTGCTCCAGCGAGCCGTGCGGCGTGAGCTGCCCGCAGCCCGTGGCCCAGAGCGTCAACGAGCCGTGTGTGCAGCAGTGCCCCGAGTCCAGAGCCCTGATCCTGCCCCCGCCCGTGGTGGTGACCATCCCGGGCCCCGTGCTCAGCACCTTCCCCCAGGAGAGCGTCGTGGGATCGTCGGGCCCAGCGTGGCTGGGGCGTTCCTTCAGTTCCCGCAGCTCCGAGGGCTACGGGGGCAACTTTGGCCTGGGAGCTTCTGGGAGCCCCCTGGCCTTGGGGGGCTCCTCTGGCTATGGGGGCTCCTTTGGGTCTGGAGGTTATGGGAGCTCCTCTGGATATGGGGGCTTCTCAGGCTATGGGGGCTCTCAGGGTTTTGAGGGCTCCCGGGGCTATGGGGGCTCCTTTGGCCTGGGAAGCTTTGGGGGCTATGGGGGCTTCCCTAGATATGGGGGCTCCCTTGGCTATGGCCGTTCCCTGGGTTATGGAGGTGACACTGGCTATGGGGGCTCCTTTGGGGGCTATGGAAGCTCCCTCGGGGGCTACGGGGGCTCCTGTGGGGGCTATGGAGGCTCCCTCGGGGGCTATGGAGGCTCCCTCGGGGGCAATTACGGGGGCTCCCTCGGAGGGGTTAGGAGGTTATGGGGGCTCAGGTTTCTCAGGCTATGGGGGCTCCCAGGGTTTAGAGGGTTCCCAGAGCTATGGGGGCTCCCTTGGATATGGGGGCTCCCGGGGCTATGGGGGCTCCTTTGGCCTGGGAAGCTTTGGGGGCTATGGGGGCTTCCCTAGATATGGGGGCTCCCTTGGCTATGGCCGTTCCCTGGGTTATGGAGGTGACACTGGCTATGGGGGCTCCTTTGGGGGCTATGGAAGCTCCCTCGGGGGCTACGGGGGCTCCCTTGGGGGCTATGGGGGCTCCCTTGGGGGCTACGGGGGCTCCTGTGGGGGCTATGGAGGCTCCCTCGGAGGCTATGGGGGCTCTCTCGGGGGCTATGGGGGCTCCTTTGGCAATTGCGGGCGCTCCTACAGCTCTGGGTTCTCCTCACAGGGCCTGGGCTAtttcctgcctggctcccagAGATGGCGCAGGTCCCGCCGcgggagctgtggggttttctAAAGCCCCCAgaggcagggccagccctggagcacagcccgggccatggggacaccaggCAGGAGCCGCTGGCAGTGACAGCTGAGTGTGCCCAGCAGCCCCGGGTGTGCCCCGAGCCCTCCATCCCCTCGGGATCCCCTGAGCCCTCCATCCTTTTGGGAATGTCCTGacccctccatcccccagcagccctgggtgtgcccCGAGCCCTCCATCCCCTCGGGATCCCCTGAGCCCTCCATCCTTTTGGGAATGTCCTGACCCCTCCATCCCCTCGGGAATGCCCTGACCCCTCCATCCCCTCGGGAATGCCCTGAGCCCTCCATCCTTTTGGGAACGTCCTGACCCCTCCATCCCCTCGGGAATGCCCTGACCCCTCCATCCCCTCGGGAATGCCCTGAGCCCTCCATCCTTTTGGGAACGTCCTGACCCCTCCATCCCCTCGGGAATGCCCTGACCCCTCCATCCCCTCGGGAATGCCCTGAGCCCTCCATCCTTTTGGGAACGTCCTGACCCCTCCATCCCCTCGGGAATGCCCTGACCCCTCCAtcctctctctgtgctctgacccctccatcccctctggAATGCCCTgacccctccatcccctctctgTATCCTGGTCCTGAGCCAAGCCCTGCTGGCTGTATCCTGGTCCCAGACCACGAGTCCTGCATCCCTTGCTGCCCCTGGGATCTCCTGGATTCCCTGCACTCGGCTGTTGATCTTCTCTCTGACATTAAACCCCTGTTTGTGCTGCACAAAAGCCTCTCTGGGCCCTCCATCCTTTTGGGAACGTCCTGACCCCTCCATCCCCTCGGGAATGCCCTgacccctccatcccctctggAATGCCCTgacccctccatcccctggctgTATCCTGGTCCCAGACCACGAGTCCTGCATCCCTTGCTGCCCCTGGGATCTCCTGGATTCCCTGCACTCGGCTGTTGATTCTCTCTCTGACATTAAACCCCTGTTTGTGCTGCACAAAAGCCtctctggttttcatttgtcctttattttttatctctgaGGGGAATGTTCACTCATATGTGGGTAGGAGGGGCCTGAAGTTCCTTACTTGGCCAAGGCCTTTGGGTCTTCTTAATTTGAGAAAAGAAGgtgcagagacagaaattagATGCAGAAAAACATTATTGTTCCAAGAAGGACTAGAGAGGTTGGGAGAGAGGGATGGTAGGAAGGCCCCAGGCAGGCCGGATgtcacaggctgcagcaggccAGGACAGCTTGAGCCGAGCTCAACTTCTCCATGGCGGGCTGTGGTGGCTCTAGCAGGGCCCGCAGGTGTCCCAGAACTTCTTGCTGTAGCGGGGCAAGGCGCAGGGGCTGTAGGCTGGGGCAGCGCAGGCTCTGCCAAAGGTGCAGAGGCCTCCCGAGGCCTGGGTGGCGCCGGCGCCGTAGAGGCcgcccagccccagggagccgCCAAAGGCCGGGGCTCCGGAGGAGCCCACCACGGCttgctgggggaaggagctgaggatgggccCGGGGAAGGTGACCACCACTGGTGGTGGCTGGATCAAGGCCGTTGAGTCGGGGCACTGGCGGGCGCACAGCTCGTTGCAGCTCTCAGCGATGGGCTGGGGAACAGCAGGCCGTTGAGTCGGGGCACTGGCGGGCGAGGCcgcccagccccagggagccgCCAAAGGCCGGGGCTCCGGAGGAGCCCACCACGGCttgctgggggaaggagctgaggatgggccCGGGGAAGGTGACCACCACTGGTGGTGGCTGGATCAGGGCCGTTGAGTCGGGGCACTGGCGGGCGCACAGCTCGTTGCAGCTCTCAGCGATGGGCTGGGGAACAGCCACGCTGGTTCTgggtgggcacagctcagagctgctccttggtGGGCACAGATCGTAGCAGGACATCTTGGTGCGTCAGAGGTGAGGCTGAAAGAGAAGTCAGAAAAACAGAGGTTAGAAGAGCCGTGGGCATCTCACCATTCAGCACTGTCCTGTTACCAGCCCTGCCACAGACCTAACTGGTCAAAGCCATGAGGGTGGAGGTTGGTTTGCGGCAGATGGAGACGTAAAAACTGTAAAAAGCAAGAAGTTGGTGAGAGGAATTGTCAAAATGGGTTAAATCACTGTGTTGTGTTTTCTGTTCAGCCTTGAGTAATGTGAACGCTCGCTGAGCACTTTGGTCAACAAATTCCTTGCCTGTGTGAAACCATCCCCAGAATGACCAGACCCCACATGCttgtgtttttcagcttttggaaATTGCCCTGAAGAGCAATATAAAACCCTCAGTCCCATCTCCTGTAAACTTCCTCAAATGTGGACAGAACCCTGACTTAAATGTGGTTTTCCTTGAAATAGGAAGGTTTTTTGTGACTCTCACAGTGAGCCTGGCTGAAAAGGGTCTCAATTCTTGTCCTGAATTTTCTAAAGTACTAAAGTAATCacctgaaataaatgttttaatctGTGCCTTTTTAAAACCACTAATTGGCTTGGAACACTCCAATTTCTCAGAGTTTCTCTGGTTATACTCaacctcccaaatcccacatttcccacagCTTTCAATAAGAGCAATTCCAGACAGAAACGAGGTAAAGCTATTCTAAATCTCAGCGTTCCTAAAGGCATCTTCCCCAACTGCTCTTCTCTGATtcaataaacagaaagaaattaaaatttcatacTCACGAAGCTCTGTAAGGCAAGCGAGCTGCGAGAAGTGTCTGGCTGGACCCAGGCACTGGAGCTTATATAGAGGATCCCAACATTCCTGAGGCCTTGGAATCTTGTTTGGGGTGGGGGTTTTGCCTAAAAGAAATTGTTTACCAGCTTTGAGTCACGAAAGTTTGGAGTTTGTGGCAGTTCTGATTTCATTCACATTCTCCTATCGTGCGATGTCGGAGTTTCACCATCTTGATTTCTTTAATCTTGGGTCTTAATTGGcgctggcagctcctggcatcATTAGAGTGACCTCACTGGAATTACCATGTTCATTAAGCTGACTCCACATGTTACTTCTTCTTTTACAACCTTGTCATGAGATTGTCTGCTGCAAGATTTTGTAAGACTCATCTTTGGCTGACATGGGCATTTTTCCTTAACAGCCCTTTAAAATTATCTGATAAATTAATTAGAAGCAGAAACCAGCTTAGTCCAGGACTACCCAGGAATAAATGTCTTTTCTGGCCCTAATTAAAGAGATCTTGTTGGGCTGAGATGGATTTAAGAGGTCATGAATATCTGCTGAGATCATCCAGGACACTCAGCAATTCCCCAATAGTTTTCCATTGAGAGGAAGGTTTGGAATCAATCCTGAATAAAATCACTTTGTTTAACTAAAGAAGTTCTAGTGGGAAActgaattcagttttaaaagggTCGGTGGTGCTGAATGTTCCCATATCGAGTCCTGTGATTCcaaatttgaggaaaaatcaAAGACGCAGATCAAGGTTTTTCTTAATTGCTGTGGGTGTAATCTCTTATCAGCAATGTTCTGGCCCTTCttgagaaaaatactttgtaatGATTTCACAAACATTCATTATCTGCTGCTCAATCCAGCAGTTCAGTGTTGTATGACATGCGTGATTTAGACATTTCACTCTTACACAACCCCAGCTCCTTTAATGTGCAGGAAACAAGGTGGTGCCTGCCATTACCTTAATTAAATCATTATTTGTGCCATTGGAAGTCAAGGGTTAATAATTAATTCagctcttcttttctttcttaaaaaaaattataaccCTTTCCAAATCAGTGGTTGAATCCTCTGTGTGTTTAAGATCCCATCTTTGCTGTATTTGTCTTATTTCAAGccatatttttcataaaaaataaacatctgtGATTATTCACCCTTTTTCTATGTTTTTCAGAGCACAACTTTTAGGTTTTCACCCCTATCCAGCACATTTTACAGACCCTTCTTGTCATTCCTGAGAAATCCCCCCAAAGGTTAAATATCTGCTCTTAATTCCTGAATATTGGTTGTTGTGGTCCCGGTTCACcccagtattttcattttctctacAGGTGATAAAGGATTTGGGTTtagctttgtgttttgtttgttgccCCAACAAAtatctccctgctgcaggggaaggacaaaaaaaaaagattctccAAGCACAGAAAGAGATTGAGTGCTTCCCACATCTCCCAGCCAAGGGGGGTACTTTCCTTGCCTTGgtttatattttacataaatCTGACAGTCAGAGCAAGTCGTGCCTCATCCGTGGCTCAAACTCCCTTCAAATCCAACCCCTCCactcctcctgggctgcaccaaaaTCCCCGTGGGTAATAGGGGAGGGGGGattctgccctgctcaggtgagaccccacctgcagagctgtcccagcccgggaaggagctggagctgctggagagagcccagaggaggctccaggatgggatcccagggatggaggaaaggctggcaggaaaggctggcacagctggcattgTTCAGCCTccagaagctttggggtgacctcgCTGtggcctggcaggagctgcaggggctccGAGGAACACGGggagagacaattcccaagggatggagggcCAGGGCGAGGGGGAATGGGTTCAGACTGACAGGGAGGGGTTTaggtggaattttggggatgaattcttccctgtgagttTACGAGGGAATGGGTTCAGCCTGACAGGGAGGGGCTTAGGTcggaatttgggaaggaaatagtccctgggagggtggggaggccctggcaggggtTATTCCAtgcattccccatccctggcagtaTCCAAGGCCAGCCTGGACAGGAATTTGAGCAACCTGAGGGTGGTGggaatgtccctgcccatgacagggtgtggaatgagattattttaagatcccacccaaaccactccatgattctgtgattgccTCTCCAGTTTGTATTAAAAACACCACGTCAGCCTTGTCTGAACTACAAAATTTATTTGGGAGTGCTCCTGTGAGGAAAAAGCTCCTCTAAGTGCAGATTTTCTCGAGCCTCTGAGGAACAAGGGCTGTGAGAGCATTGAGTAatgatctctgctccctgttttgttgttttaaaggACCTTGCATGTCCCAGGGTGAGTaacagaggagctgccaggagcctgaGCCCTGATCAGATCCTTCGTAGCCACTGGGTTTGGCCAGCCCgggccctgccctgctcttactttctcttttgtgtcatccagagcaggctgctcctcccagcGTGGCTCCAGCAATCCCAGGCCCTTTCCAGTGGCTCTCCAGAGATTTAAGCAACCAGATATGGTCAAGTAGAACAGCTCTGTTATGAGCAGGTAAGACCACAATGTTTAgcatcatttaaaataaaaaggaaagaaaacaacacaaaaatttGATGCATAGAAGATTTATTGAAGGAACAACTTAGAATCACACTCAGAGTACAAAGGAAAGCATGGGAAATACAGAggtaaaagagaaacaaaaaaataaaaaagctaaaatttttAACTCATCCACTTGTCAACAAGCAGAACTAAATAAAGACAAATACGACATGAGGTTGatataaatgacaaaaaaaaaaagatcaaagataaagaaagaaaaatgaaattgttagGCGTAATAcatttgcaaaagaaaacacaaagctgaAGATTAAGTAAAATACTAAGTGTAAGAACAGGCTTGAAGTTGAGAGTTATGCGGCAACAATTGGGATGACCAAATTCTAGACATCTTCATTGCCAACAGATAAGAAAGGCAATGGACTTGAGTCTAGCAGGGCCCGCAGGTGTCCCAGAACTTCTTGCTGTAGCGGGGCAAGGCGCAGGGGCTGTAGGCTGGGGCAGCGCAGGCTCTGCCAAAGGTGCAGAGGCCTCCCGAGGCCTGGGTGGCGCCGGCGCCGTAGAGGCcgcccagccccagggagccgCCAAAGGCCGGGGCTCCGGAGGAGCCCACCACGGCttgctgggggaaggagctgaggatgggccCGGGGAAGGTGACCACCACTGGCGGCGGCTGGATCAGGGCCGTTGAGTCGGGGCACTGGCGGGCGCACAGCTCGTTGCAGCTCTCAGCGATGGGCTGGGGAACAGCCACGCTGGTTCTgggtg
It encodes:
- the LOC101807225 gene encoding feather keratin 4-like, which encodes MSCSSEPCGVSCPQPVAQSVNEPCVQQCPESRALILPPPVVVTIPGPVLSTFPQESVVGSSGPAWLGRSFSSRSSEGYGGNFGLGASGSPLALGGSSGYGGSFGSGVFSLGLFSLKKRSFGVTSFHLPVSEGAEKYAEKLFPKAKYFLEGQDKGERVRIYGEKV
- the LOC101820769 gene encoding scale keratin-like; the encoded protein is MSCSSEPCGVSCPQPVAQSVNEPCVQQCPESRALILPPPVVVTIPGPVLSTFPQESVVGSSGPAYGGSLGYGRSLGYGGDTGYGGSFGGYGSSLGGYGGSLGGYGGSLGGYGGSCGGYGGSLGGYGGSLGGYGGSFGNCGRSYSSGFSSQGLGYFLPGSQRWRRSRRGSCGVF
- the LOC101807045 gene encoding scale keratin-like, with amino-acid sequence MSCYDLCPPRSSSELCPPRTSVAVPQPIAESCNELCARQCPDSTALIQPPPVVVTFPGPILSSFPQQAQAVVGSSGAPAFGGSLGLGGLYGAGATQASGGLCTFGRACAAPAYSPCALPRYSKKFWDTCGPC
- the LOC101820568 gene encoding scale keratin-like, whose product is MSCYDLCPPRSSSELCPPRTSVAVPQPIAESCNELCARQCPDSTALIQPPPVVVTFPGPILSSFPQQAVVGSSGAPAFGGSLGLGGLYGAGATQASGGLCTFGRACAAPAYSPCALPRYSKKFWDTCGPC